One stretch of Segatella copri DNA includes these proteins:
- a CDS encoding ABC transporter permease, with protein MKKSSLLYKIINGIWDMCYIWKTEMRNVFRDEGVLIFCILVPLGYPLLYSWIYNNEVVREVDTAIVDLSHSHSSREFIRDYDASPDAKATYYCNSLDEAKELVRRQAVHGILYFPADFDTKLNRGEQAHVGVYCDMSLMLTYKAIYQTSQAVASHINSGIQITQAGGFTDRDDEITTEPLAFDEVPIFNTTGGYGNAILPAVLVLILQQTMLLGIGMAAGTSRELNRNRELIPVSKHYGGIFRIVFGKALVYFMVYAVMGMYLTLVVPKLFSFVSMVTWTTILGFLLPYILSCVFFGLMLSCLVRYRENVMLLVVFTSVPLLFMTGVSWPLSNIPGFWQGFSWVFPSTFGIRGFLRISSMGASLSDILPEFRALWIQTGVYFLATCLIFRQQLRSARLKANLTAEVAEEEDEAEEIVENG; from the coding sequence ATGAAGAAAAGTAGTTTATTATATAAGATTATCAATGGCATCTGGGACATGTGCTACATCTGGAAGACGGAAATGCGCAATGTTTTCCGCGATGAGGGTGTGCTCATCTTCTGCATTCTGGTGCCGCTGGGTTATCCGCTGCTCTACTCGTGGATTTACAACAACGAGGTGGTGAGAGAAGTGGATACGGCAATTGTGGACCTGAGCCACAGTCACAGTTCTCGCGAGTTTATCCGCGATTATGATGCTTCGCCAGATGCCAAGGCTACCTATTACTGCAACAGTCTGGACGAGGCGAAGGAACTGGTGCGCAGACAGGCGGTTCACGGAATTCTTTACTTCCCTGCCGACTTCGATACGAAGCTGAACCGGGGCGAACAGGCGCATGTGGGAGTTTACTGCGATATGAGTCTGATGCTGACCTATAAGGCGATTTATCAGACCTCGCAGGCTGTAGCCAGCCACATCAACTCGGGCATCCAGATAACACAGGCTGGAGGATTTACGGATAGAGACGACGAGATTACCACCGAGCCGCTCGCCTTTGATGAGGTTCCGATATTCAACACGACAGGAGGTTACGGAAATGCCATTCTGCCGGCTGTGCTGGTTCTTATCCTGCAGCAGACGATGCTGCTGGGCATAGGAATGGCAGCGGGAACATCAAGAGAACTCAACAGAAACCGCGAACTCATACCGGTAAGCAAGCATTATGGCGGTATTTTCCGCATTGTTTTCGGCAAGGCATTGGTTTATTTCATGGTTTATGCCGTGATGGGAATGTATCTTACGCTGGTGGTTCCTAAGCTGTTCAGTTTTGTAAGTATGGTAACGTGGACCACTATTCTCGGTTTCCTCCTTCCTTACATTCTTTCGTGCGTTTTCTTCGGTCTGATGCTGTCGTGTCTGGTAAGATATCGTGAAAATGTGATGCTTCTGGTGGTATTTACCTCCGTTCCGTTGCTTTTTATGACGGGAGTATCATGGCCACTGAGCAATATTCCGGGCTTTTGGCAAGGATTTTCGTGGGTTTTCCCATCCACTTTCGGCATCCGCGGGTTCCTCAGAATCAGCAGTATGGGTGCTTCGCTTTCAGATATTCTGCCGGAATTCAGAGCACTCTGGATTCAGACCGGTGTCTATTTCCTCGCTACCTGCCTGATTTTCAGGCAGCAACTGCGCTCAGCCAGACTCAAGGCAAACCTTACTGCCGAAGTAGCAGAAGAAGAGGATGAGGCGGAAGAAATCGTGGAGAATGGATAA
- a CDS encoding ABC transporter permease: MFKKLYHIALRECGIMWKNPIYLFCMVIFPIVVVIFFTTLMKGGVPTDMPVGIVDQDNSATSRQLVHKLDAFQTTKVVAHYENMAEARHAIQKNEIYAFLLIPDGTEAGLMAQKQPKISFYYSSVSLAAGSLLFRDLKTISTLGGAAAGMAKLSALGKTNDEIMTFLQPIAVDLHMIGNPYANYNYYLSSVMVPGLIMLFIFLITPYSIGTELKFNRARDWMRMAGNNPYLAIAGKMLPQTLIFLSIFLLFEFYIYYVLQFPHPGGALPIILLGILSILSCQCFGIFAFGLMPSLRMSMSICSLWGVVSFSICGATYPLFSMDSPIQSIGQLFPMRHYYMIYQMNIFNGFPMGDAVLHWGAMVLFCALPMLTIWNIKKAMLVYKYLP, from the coding sequence ATGTTTAAGAAATTATATCATATAGCCCTCAGAGAATGCGGCATCATGTGGAAGAATCCCATTTATCTCTTCTGCATGGTCATCTTCCCCATCGTGGTGGTGATTTTCTTCACCACGCTGATGAAGGGAGGAGTGCCTACCGACATGCCTGTGGGCATAGTAGATCAGGACAACTCCGCCACATCGCGCCAGCTGGTGCATAAGCTCGATGCCTTCCAGACTACCAAGGTAGTGGCTCATTACGAGAACATGGCAGAGGCAAGACATGCTATCCAGAAGAACGAAATCTACGCCTTCCTGCTGATTCCTGACGGAACGGAGGCAGGCCTGATGGCCCAGAAGCAGCCTAAGATTTCATTCTATTACAGCAGCGTATCGCTGGCAGCCGGCTCCCTGCTCTTCCGCGATTTGAAAACCATCTCTACTCTGGGAGGTGCGGCAGCAGGAATGGCGAAACTGTCGGCACTGGGAAAGACAAATGATGAAATCATGACCTTCCTGCAGCCTATCGCCGTAGATCTGCACATGATAGGCAATCCATACGCCAACTACAACTATTATCTTTCGAGCGTAATGGTGCCGGGACTCATCATGCTGTTCATCTTCCTGATTACACCTTATTCTATAGGTACGGAACTGAAGTTCAACCGGGCAAGAGACTGGATGCGGATGGCAGGCAACAATCCTTATCTCGCCATTGCGGGTAAGATGCTGCCTCAGACGCTCATCTTCCTGAGCATCTTCCTGCTGTTCGAATTCTACATCTATTATGTATTACAGTTTCCACATCCGGGCGGCGCGCTGCCTATCATCCTGTTAGGCATTCTGAGCATACTCTCCTGCCAGTGTTTCGGCATCTTTGCCTTCGGGCTGATGCCTTCGCTCCGTATGTCGATGAGTATCTGTTCGTTGTGGGGCGTAGTGAGTTTCTCCATCTGCGGAGCCACCTATCCGCTCTTCTCGATGGATTCTCCGATCCAGTCTATCGGCCAGCTTTTCCCGATGCGCCACTATTACATGATTTACCAGATGAACATCTTCAATGGTTTCCCGATGGGCGATGCTGTGCTCCACTGGGGCGCAATGGTGCTGTTCTGTGCCCTGCCGATGCTCACTATCTGGAACATCAAGAAGGCAATGCTGGTATATAAATACTTACCGTAA